CGCGAGCACCCGGAAATGGAGCAGCAGGCGCGCTACAGCGAGTTCCGCTTCTGGCGGCAGGTGAGCGAGGGCAGCACGCAGGGCGAGGTGCGCGCGCTCCTGGACGAGCCGCTGGAGCGGTCCATCGATCCCGCGCGCATGGGGGCGATGGCAAAGGTGCACTGGCAGGACCTGCGGACCAAGGCCAAGGAGGCTTGGCTCTATCCGCTCGGCTGGATTCTCTACTTCGACGACAAGGGCGTGGTGGCCATGCTGCGGCGGCCCCAGGGGGGATTCCTGGTCGCCGAGTAGCCACGAACATCTCTCGGAAGGAGAGCGATCGATGATCCGGAGCGCGCTCAAGATGACGAAGCACATGCCGCTGGCCTCGCGGGGCATGGTGGTGGCCGAGCACCCGATCGGTGCCCAGGTGGGCGCCGCCATCCTCGCCCGGGGCGGCAATGCGGTGGACGCGGCGGTGGCCACCGCCTTCGCGATGCCGGTGGTGGAGCCGTTCATGTCCTCGATCGCGGGTGGTGGGAGCTTCCTCGTCCACATGGCCCGGCGCGGCGAGACCGTGGCCATCGACGCCAACGTCGAGGCGCCTGCGGCGGCCCACGAGACCTCCTTCGAGCTGGGCGAGGGCGTGGGCGACGATCTCTTCCCGTGGCGCCGCGTGGTCGGTGACGCCAATACCTTCGGCCCGCGCTCGGTGGCGGTGCCCGGCTCGGTGGCGGGCCTCGCCCTGGCGCTGTCGCGCTTCGGCACCATGACCCTCGCCGACGTCCTCGCCCCGGCGATCCGTTTGGCAGACGAGGGCTTCGTGCCGGACTGGTACGTCGCCCAGACTGTCTCGCTCTACACCCGCGAGCTCCGCGCGTTCCCGGAAACCGCGCGGGTCTATCTCCGCGATGGCATCGACGTGTATCGGCCGCCGGTGAGCAAGGACGGCGACGTGCTGCGGCAGTCCGACCTCGCGCGCACGCTGCGGCTGATCGCCAAGGACGGCCCCGACGCCTTCTACCGAGGCGCCATCGCCGAGGCCATTCACGCGGAGATGCGCGCCACGGGGGGCTTTCTCACCAAGGACGATCTGGCCGGGTACGAGGCGCGCCTGCTGTCGCCGCTCATGGGCGGCTACCGCGGCCTCGACCTGGCGTTCATGCCCGGCGCTACCGGCGGCGTGACCGCGCTCGAGATCCTGAACCTGCTGGCGGAGTTCCCCTCGGCGGGCGTCACCTACGAGAGCGTGCGCGGCCTCCACGTCCGGGCCGAGGCGGTACGCCTCGCCTTCCGGGACCGCCTGCGCTATCTCGGCGATGCCCTTCGCGTCACCGCGCCCTGGGAGGGCCTCGTGTCGCGCGACTACGCCCACGCCCTCGCGAAGCTCATCAAGCCGGGCGGCCCCAGAACCAGCGCCCCCGCCCCCGACCCCTGGAAATACGGCGACGCAAGAAGAGTAGGTAACGGACGCGGCTCCATGGGGGCTGTCCGAGGCTCCGCGAGTGATGTCCGCGGCTCCGCGCCGGGCGTCCGCGGTGGGGGGAGAGCGGGGGCCATTTCTAGGCCCCCGCTGATGGCAGACACCCACGATTGCACTACGCATATCGGTGTAATCGACAAGCAGCGCAACATGGTCTCGCTCACCAACACCGCGGTGTCACTGTTCGGGTCGCGCATGGTCGTGCCGGGCACGGGCGTCCTGCTCCAGAACGGCATGATCTGGTTCGACCCGGAGCCAGGACGGGTGAACTCGATCGCGCCGGGCAAGCGGCCGCTGGTGAACATGGTGCCGGTGCTCGCTTTCCGCAGGGGCGAGCCCGTCTACACGCTCGGCGCCCCGGGCGGCCGCAAGATCGTGTCCGTGATCCCGCAGGTGATCTCCAACATGGCGGACGCCGGGGACAGCCCGCAAGCGGCCATGGAGGCCCCGCGCCTCCACGACGAGGGGGGCGAGCTGCTGGTGGACGACCGCGTGGGCGGGGCAGCCCTGGGGGCGCTTCGCAAGCGCAAGCATCCCGTCACGACCAAGGACTGCACGGTGGGCAACATGTACTTCGCGCGGCCCATCGCCATCCGCATCACGAAGAAGGGCCTGGAGGCGGGGCTGGATCCCACCAGCGACGCCAGTGCTGCGGGCCTCTAGGCCGCGGCCGGAGAGCGTGAGAGCCATGATCGAAGAGCGGGTGATCGCCTCGTGGAAGTTCAAGAAGGGCGTGCTGGATCCGAAGACGGCCAGCCTCTGCTATCTCGCCGCGAATCTCGCGGTCGGGAACACGCACTGAGCGAAGCGTGACCTGGCAGGTGCCAGGGCCGCGGGTGCCACCGAGGACGAGGTGCGGGAGGCCATCAGCTTCGCCATTCGCGCCAATGCCGCCAAGACGCACGCCGACATCTTGAAGGTCTACGAGCCGCCGGCCTGAGGGCCGGCGCGCCGGGAGGTTCCCCGATGGCCGAGATCAGCCTCACCGCCGCCTTCTCCAGCGTGCCCGCGCCCGATCAGGAGGCGATCAAGCGCCTCCTGACGGAGACGGTCGCGCAGATCGCTCAGGACGACGGCAGCTTCAGCCGGGCCAAGCTCGTGTTCACCGAGTCCGACGAGCGCTGTGGTCTCACCGCCGAGCTGGACGGGGTGAAGAAGGAGGGCGTGCCGCTGGCCCTGGACCTCGACCAGCTCGAGGACGCTCAGTCGAGCGCCGGCGCGCGCGCCCAGCTCAAGGAGGCGCTGCGCCTCTATTTCCGCCGCGTGATGGGGAAGAAGTGAGCACGCCCGCCCACGGCGGCCGCGTCCTCATCGTCAACGCCGACGACTTCGGCCTGACCCGCGGGGTGAGCCGCGGCATTCTCGACAGTTACGCGAAGGGCATCGTGACCAGCACGACCCTCATGGTCAACCGCGGCGCCGACCCTGCCCAGCTCGAGGAGCTAAAGGCCTCGGGGCTCGGCGTGGGCCTCCACGTGAACCTCACCCTGGGCACGCCGCTCTCGGATCCCAAGCGGGTGGCCTCGCTGCTGGACGACGGCGGCCAGTTCGTGCGGGACGCGCGCGCGCAGGCCGAGCGCGCCCGTCCGGAGGAGGCGCGGCTCGAGATGGGGAACCAGATCGAGGCATTCCGGCGGCTCATGGGCCGCTTCCCGACGCACCTCGACAGCCACCACCACGTGGCGAAGGACGGGGCCCTCCTGGACCTCCTGTGCTTCTTCGCCCGGGCGCTCAAGATCCCCATCCGGGCCCAGGACGGGCAAGTGCGCGCGCGGGCCCGCCAGGACGGCATCCGCACCCCCGAGCATTTCATCGGCGATGCGGGGGTGCATCCCTACTGGACGGCGGAGCGCGTGCTCGAGCATCTCCGCGCGCTCCCGTCCGGCGTGAGCGAGTTCATGACCCATCCCGGCTACTTCGACGACGATCTCGCGTACAGCCGCTACGGCAAGCAGCGCGAGGCCGAGGTGGCCGGGCTCACCGATCCCGCCGCGCGCGCCCTCGTCGCGCGCGGGGGGATACGCCTCGCCCACTTCGGGAATCTGAGCACGGAAGGAGCACCGCGATGAAGGCGATCACGCTGCACGGCACCGGCGACGTGCGGGTCGAGTCGGTGGCCGACCCGAAGATCGTGGATCCCACCGACGTGGTGGTACGCATCACCACCAGCGCGGTCTGCGGCTCGGACCTGCACCAGTACCATGGGCGGGTGCCCGGGCTCCCCACGGGCGTGGTGCTCGGCCACGAGTTCATGGGCATCGTGGAGGAGGTGGGGCCAGCGGTGACGCGGGTCAAGCGCGGCGACCGCGTGGTGGCGCCCTTCTCGATCTCGTGCGGCCAGTGCGAGTGGTGCCGCATGCGGCTGCCCACCCAGTGCTCCACCACCGGCCGCGCGGTGTTCGGGGGCCGCTTCGGCCACGTGTATCCCGGTGGCCAGGCCGAGCGCATCCGCGTGCCCTTCGCCGACTTCATGTGCGAGCAGGTGCCCGCGGCGATGAAGGACGAGGAGGCGTTCTTCCTGGGCGACATCCTCTCCACGGGCTACTTCTGCGCGGAGAGCGCCGGCATCCGCCCGGGCGATCGCGTGGCCATCTTCGGCGCGGGCCCCGTGGGGCTCCTCGCGCTGCAGTCGGCGCACCTCTTCGGACCGAGCCGGATTTACATGGTGGACCGCGTCGGCTACCGGCTGGAGCTGGCCGAGCAGATGGGCGCGATCCCGGTGAACCTCGACAAGGGCGATCCCGCGCAGCAGCTGCGGGCGCTCACCGGCGGCCGCGGGCCCGACGCGGTGCTGGAGTGCGTGGGCCACGAGGTGCCCTTCGCCCAGGCCGTCGTGGCGGTGCGGCCGGGCGGGACGGTGTCCTCGGTGGGCGTCTACGTGGAGGACGCCATCGGCTTCCCCGTCCGCGAGGCGTTCTTCAAGGACCTCACGCTCCGCATGGGGATCTGCAACGCGCGGAACTACATCACGCCGCTGATGGGGCTGGTCGAGGCGGGCCGGCTCGATCCCACGCGCATCATCACCCACACGATGGCGCTCACCGAGGCCCCGAAGGGCTACACGATCTTCGATCGCAAGGAGGATCGGGCGATCAAGGTGATGCTCAAGCCCTAGCGCGGACCGGAGCCGCCCCGGCGGCTCAGTGGGCCGGGGACGGCTGCTTCGCGAGGAGCGGGTCGATGATCTTGATCAGGCGCGCCTCGTCGGCGGAGCCGGTGATCCGCTTGACGACCTCGCCCCGCTTGTCGATCACCACCGTGTAGGGAGCGAGCTTGAACCCGAAGCGCGTGGCCATCCGCGCGCCCGGATCGAGCACCGCGCCGTACGTCTGCTTGTAGCGCTTCCGCCAGGCCCGCGCCTCCGCGGCGGTGTCGTTGACGTGCACGCCCATCACCTCGACGTCGCGGTCGCGATACTTCTCCGCCAGCCGCTGGATGCCCGGAGCCTGGGCGGTGCACGTCTTGCACCAGGAGCCCTGGAACCGCAGCACCAGCACCT
Above is a genomic segment from Candidatus Methylomirabilota bacterium containing:
- a CDS encoding ChbG/HpnK family deacetylase — its product is MSTPAHGGRVLIVNADDFGLTRGVSRGILDSYAKGIVTSTTLMVNRGADPAQLEELKASGLGVGLHVNLTLGTPLSDPKRVASLLDDGGQFVRDARAQAERARPEEARLEMGNQIEAFRRLMGRFPTHLDSHHHVAKDGALLDLLCFFARALKIPIRAQDGQVRARARQDGIRTPEHFIGDAGVHPYWTAERVLEHLRALPSGVSEFMTHPGYFDDDLAYSRYGKQREAEVAGLTDPAARALVARGGIRLAHFGNLSTEGAPR
- a CDS encoding gamma-glutamyltransferase family protein, yielding MIRSALKMTKHMPLASRGMVVAEHPIGAQVGAAILARGGNAVDAAVATAFAMPVVEPFMSSIAGGGSFLVHMARRGETVAIDANVEAPAAAHETSFELGEGVGDDLFPWRRVVGDANTFGPRSVAVPGSVAGLALALSRFGTMTLADVLAPAIRLADEGFVPDWYVAQTVSLYTRELRAFPETARVYLRDGIDVYRPPVSKDGDVLRQSDLARTLRLIAKDGPDAFYRGAIAEAIHAEMRATGGFLTKDDLAGYEARLLSPLMGGYRGLDLAFMPGATGGVTALEILNLLAEFPSAGVTYESVRGLHVRAEAVRLAFRDRLRYLGDALRVTAPWEGLVSRDYAHALAKLIKPGGPRTSAPAPDPWKYGDARRVGNGRGSMGAVRGSASDVRGSAPGVRGGGRAGAISRPPLMADTHDCTTHIGVIDKQRNMVSLTNTAVSLFGSRMVVPGTGVLLQNGMIWFDPEPGRVNSIAPGKRPLVNMVPVLAFRRGEPVYTLGAPGGRKIVSVIPQVISNMADAGDSPQAAMEAPRLHDEGGELLVDDRVGGAALGALRKRKHPVTTKDCTVGNMYFARPIAIRITKKGLEAGLDPTSDASAAGL
- a CDS encoding TlpA disulfide reductase family protein, yielding MAATRLLPPIVRPRRRRLPQLLVPVVALAVLVAPTPAAAAAPAAPPLAARLLDEDREFDSRALIGKKVLVLRFQGSWCKTCTAQAPGIQRLAEKYRDRDVEVMGVHVNDTAAEARAWRKRYKQTYGAVLDPGARMATRFGFKLAPYTVVIDKRGEVVKRITGSADEARLIKIIDPLLAKQPSPAH
- a CDS encoding alcohol dehydrogenase catalytic domain-containing protein translates to MKAITLHGTGDVRVESVADPKIVDPTDVVVRITTSAVCGSDLHQYHGRVPGLPTGVVLGHEFMGIVEEVGPAVTRVKRGDRVVAPFSISCGQCEWCRMRLPTQCSTTGRAVFGGRFGHVYPGGQAERIRVPFADFMCEQVPAAMKDEEAFFLGDILSTGYFCAESAGIRPGDRVAIFGAGPVGLLALQSAHLFGPSRIYMVDRVGYRLELAEQMGAIPVNLDKGDPAQQLRALTGGRGPDAVLECVGHEVPFAQAVVAVRPGGTVSSVGVYVEDAIGFPVREAFFKDLTLRMGICNARNYITPLMGLVEAGRLDPTRIITHTMALTEAPKGYTIFDRKEDRAIKVMLKP